The Magnolia sinica isolate HGM2019 chromosome 3, MsV1, whole genome shotgun sequence genome includes the window tatcctATTTAGATATAGTTGGGTTGAGGcttatgatgaagatgatgatcccTATTTAAATGTAGAATTTCTGATTCCTGAATGTTTGGGTTGTGATCGCAGCTATTTGGTACTTTGGTTTTTCTTAGTCAGTAAATGTAGAAAATATCTCTTTTTATGGttagaaaaaatttcttttgtTATTGACATTTTGGGTCGGGGTCTATCTTGTTCAGGCAAATAGAGAATTAGGTTCACAAATTCACAGTATTGGGGTTTATAACCTGATATGTTGGTTCCAATCATGTCACCAGATTTACGATGGAAGtgatggcataagtttgacgccGGCTGCCAACTTGACGCAACCCTCCTCCTTTGTCCGGGCTTGTGACTGGCAATGAAAGCACATAACTCCCATAATCGcattgtaatagactattacataggttgattgcaATCAAGCACTATCTAACTCGCTGCCAATCATGTGGCTTTAGCAATTTTCTCCTTTTCTAAtttatttcatcatcatcatctaagccttatcctaactaattgggtcggctacatgaatccttttctaccattccactgcatcaagggtcataacttcagttagaacatggatcatcttgtattttcttaCTACTttcacccacgtccttttgggccttcccattgcccttttagagccctcaacttgcaccaactcaccCCTTACCGATGCAGTTTTTGGTCTTTGTAGCACATGAAtgaaccatctaagtctacttttctTCATTGTATCACCTATTGGTGGGTGCTAcacctaagttccctcaaatgcatttatttataaTTCTTGTGTTTTGGCAAAATATGGTGAGCCATTTGGCTCTTTGTATTGGGATCGAGTACATTCCCTCCTTTTCTTCCGTAAAAAAATCCTGATaaaattagttgttatttgtcaaaaagaaagaagaagaagaagaatttgtATTTCCTTGTGATTTGCAGCAAGATCTTTATTGGAACAACCCTATTGCTTTCCGCATATGGAAAGTAGGAGAGATGGTTATGGAACAAGATGATTGCTAGGTTGGAAATGTAGGCATGGATAAACATTATGTTCTTAGGCCAGAGGAATGTAGATGATGGGAGCACTAAAACATGATTTGCCTGCATATGCTATAAGGTGATGTGATGTCGTAACCGTGTTAACTCTCCAGGCATATGTGCATGCTATTTGAGCATACAGGTTATCTACTGCCTCAGTAATGTAGGCGCATTTTCATACCGgcctcgagtggggtggcctgtgggatgcaagggcacactcagggtgggcggcccgtgtgaggcaggtagCTTATGTGTGGCGAGACCCATGTGAAATGGGATTCATAGGGCGAGGACCTGtcccatgggatgtgaggcttgggctatgagataaatgaattaattCACCAGACTCTATTaattagttcaagcttttagagcaagtgattagttgtcctgcatcaaagtggtatcagagcgggaggtatcgtgttcaagactcctcatcgggggtgattaatgcaggggcattttcacatcgggctcaagtggggtgacttgtgggatgcaagggcacactcggggtaggtggcttgtgtgagatgggtggcttgtgtgaggcgagacccatgtgaagtgggacccatgaggggggttcggctgaggacctGACCCATGGGATGTGGTGCTTGGactattgatggggacatcaggcGCACACGTACGCCCCCCCTTACAcacatacgcaaggaggaggagggccccaccatcgatctagatcgatgacaaCGTACAGGGAGGGCcttctagttagaggactgcgttttagtTCCTTGAAGTGGACACGATTGTTATGTGAATcccatcatgggttctcatgattgtggcccaccattctaAACGatttagtactttgagttttggttattagtattattaaaaacatcatggacggtttagattactttgattagttgttatttgtggttacttcgtctctaagtaataggttgcgcacatggcgcgagttttggggtataagagtttattataaataggcaccctctgaagtcttttttctcattgaagattgaataaaatttctgcgttttcctgctcctctctgagttgtgaaaatccaattgggtgcgaaaccctcccttcttcgaagggctaactaccgtggtgcaaagccacacccCTCTCAAATCATccccatctcctaccatccatattcTTCTTCTCTTACAGTCATTCCACTTGCAAATCCATTGTTATTTTGCAATCATTCCTTCTTTACCGTAGATTTCTGGAATCTAGCCCTGCATGAGGGTTGAAACTTAAGCGGAGCACCATGCACGGACTGTATGTCAAATCGGGCCGAAACTTGGAGGGTTTGTAGCCTAACCCTAGCTGACCAGCCTCAAGGAGGgggtttttgggttcgtgggccccacgcacATGCAGCCAGCCATCATCATACGTGCGTCAGGCCTGACTTGCTATCCACACGCGCGGGTTGGCTTTAGGCTCactttctcctctctctcactcccctcTTACCTGATTTTCCtagccctaaccctagattgtcctaaatcctCAATTTTTATGTCATTTTCTTCAACTttagggttcctcgaattgaaacctgtgaatcccttggattggggaaatatttCTGTGCATGCATTAGATGAATATACTCTCCTTTGAGCTTTATTTGGTCTATgactttaattgatccagccttagcatgtgtaggcctggacccgcatagattccccttgttgaatgcttgactttatgcgggatgtggaattttgtgtgattgtttctgaactagtatgaTGTAAAGCCTGGAATCTTGCATAGCATATTTAAattttcatatcctgcatcaactatgagataaagggattaattcgccacgctctatcagttcgagcttttagagcaagtggttaattgtcccacATCACTCAGCTACTTATTTATGTCTTGAATGTTTGTGCTTGTCATTTATTGGACCCATGGAGCAAATGATGCTGCCCAAAGTGTCTTTCCATGCGTGTACTAGTGCTCTTTGATGTTGCCTAGAAGTCCCTACAGCACATGGAAAGTAACGACTTCTTAACAAGAACTCAGTATTTTTTTTCAAACAGAAAAAAACTTGCCGCATCACAATAGACATGTCCTCCGCATGACAATGTAGCCATTAAGGGAAAAccttaatttatattttattagtaTCCATATAGTTTCAATGATTTTCCTTAGGTTTGATTTTTATGTATCTGATATTATATCTTTTAATGTTCATGTTCTattatgtgcatgcatgcatgttagATTGATTTTCCAGACCATGACTAACGACTTTTATTTGTGTCTAGTAGCAACATATGTGTCCACATGTAAGTCATGCATCTGGTGACATATAATTATTTTAATCTTACCTGTGTAACTAATGGAAAGGGGACCAACTTTCCTATTGATCTGTATCCATTTGGGGCACCCACGTCTGAGTATGATGTCCTTTTTGCTCAGGTCGGTTGCCTATATGTGTTTTCATGTATGTATGTTTTTTTCCATGAGGAAGTCTTAATAGTTGACGTAAGCAAGGTaataaaaatcatacatcatcatcatctaagccttatcccaactaattgggctcGGCTACATGAATCCACTCACTCCTCACTGCTGCATTGGTCTCTTAATCTTTTAGTCAATTGTTTTATCATTGTTCAAGATTCTATTCGTCGTGGCAAAGAGACTTGAAAAACTCCGTGGAGGTTTCCTTTGGCAAAGGGAAAGGGAAACACATTGATGTCATCTAATAGATCGGAGAAcagtttttaaaaaaagaaaagaaaaaaaaaagaaaaagaaaaaagaggtggACTAGGAGCTGTGTATGTGGCTGTGGGTGAGTTTGTTTGTATGCGTGGTTGTGTGTATGTGTGCGGTCATGTGCCTGGGTGCATGGGCAGGTGTGCATATGTGCATGCTTGTGTCTCCTGTGTGGCTGAGGATGTGGTGCGCTATGGGTGTGGTGGGCAGGTGTGGGTATGTTCATGTGGGTTGTATGCATGCCCgtgcaggtgtgtgtgtgtgcacgcacatgtgcatgtgtgtgtttgCATGCACCCGGTGCAGTTGTCTGTGTGGGATACTGAATTTTTTATtaggggtgcatttggttgcttTAATATTatgatttcatgatatttcatgattaatgtCTCTATTGGCACAAAATATAATgatttttcatgatatttggtgtacAAAAATGCaccctgtgtgtgtgtgcgtgcgcgtgtgtgcATGGAGTAGtgaaaattttattaagaaaagcAGACAAAAGGAAAACAAGTGCTACCTATCCCTTAAGATAATGGATGACCATTGCCACTGACAATAGAGGGCCTGATACACAACTTTTACCTAGGAATCGAGCTTGCCCCACAAAGGCTGTAGAAATTTCATTTAGGAAAGAACTTCACCACAGGACCCTACAAGATGAAGCCCAAGCAATAGTACTTTCCGAATGTCCATTCACCAATAGGCTACCAGAAAATGACTTCGGGACAAGAATCAGCCACTCCAATGGGACTTTAACTGTCATAACACTTCATGTTCATCGATTCCAATAGGGGAGAGCCTTTCAGGTCTTCTAAAGAAGATGCTTATAAACAAAGGAGCAGAAGATGAAAGAACCTGAAGGTGGTTGCCAAATGGGACTTTCTTGGCTTATTCTTTCTTCTCGTCCCCAATGAGGTTCTGGTGGAGGGACACACCACCAATAATAGAGTGAAGACATTTGAGAGGTGTGGTTGAGACCATTTAGGGTATGTATTTTGTCCTGGGCTCACTCTATATCACTCTTGTAAAGAGTTTGCCAATTTAGTGTATTGACGCATTAGCTTCTGTTCGAAGATGGCTGGACTTTGAATGGAGAGTTCGCTTTGTTGAAATCAGTGCCTTGCTTCATTGCATCTCTAAATGATCTTAGTAACCAATCGTGTTCTGAGAGAAGATCTCAATATCTTAGTAgtctagaagaaaaacaaaaattgcATTTTCAGTATGCTCTGACAGAGCGAAattactgtgtgtgtgtgtgtgtgtgtgtgtgtgtgtgtgtgtgtgtgtgtgtgtgtttattttTCCTTACTGGGGTCATATACCATTGATGTATTCTTGTTTTCCCTGCAATAAAAATTTCGTTATCCATCAAAACAGCCTAGaatccaatctttggcctttctTAGGCACATATATTTCTCAACTGCCTCGTTACAGGTAGCTAAGAAAAATGTTGGGATTTTCCAATCTGGGTGATTGTTTGGAATATCCCATCTACAGTCAGGCCCATCATAACAATGGTCTGGACTgcatgaaccatgggccccacttatactaACATTGGGACCCAATAGTTCTTTAGTACACAAAAAGCAAACACTATATATGAAAATTCAATTGGACCCATGATAATCATAAATCATTACGACTCCCTATAACCATCAGAAATGGTAGAGCACAAGTACCCATGCCTACAACTTTCAACTCAGATTTCTGTTGATGGTTCTTGCCTCCTAGCGATTCTTTCAGCCCATGTGCTCTGCAATCTCATGCCCCCATTCTTCTGACTAACAATGGCTGGATTTCAATGCAGGAACGAATGAACAGGTCTCTGATGGTCTGTCAAGACAAATTTGAAGCAGCAAAGCTGAAACAGATCAAGACAGGAGCGATGGCTGACATGGAGTCTTGCGTCGACCAAGCAATTCAAGACAGCATCCAGATGCTGCCGCACATTGTCGATCGATTGAAGGCTTCTCTCTCCATCAACAACTACAATGGGAAGTGATTGCACTTGTAATCTTAATTCTGTGAGGGATGTTGAAAAGCTCATTGAGTGGAGAGGGCTCGGTGTGTCCGTTGGATCTCaataaaagattttatttttattttttttaagattttaacTACAAATTTTAGTTTACCAAAATTGGGCGGTCAAGAGATTTTTGGAATTCTCAAACTTGATCATCAATTGTTGAAAGGAGCAAAGCCATTTTGATTACTTGAGAATTTGTGTTGAtttgctaagggcctgtttggtaaatGCTGAAAAgatgagttaatctcattttaatGAATCCTACTTATGTATCAGAGATCATGACTGTTGGTTATTGATATTATTTTTAACGGGTTTTCTCCGGTGTGCTATCAATCAGGCATTGGTACCACCCTAAGCTTAGGTTGGTTACAGTGCTACGGGcattagggcccacatggtgtatgtatcatatccaatccatccatccatcaggtgtgttGCCTCAGATTACCACAAGGGCCTGAAAACCAGCGTGATccaaaaactctggtgggccacacgacagggaaCAAGGTGGGAGGGGTCTCCCACGCAAATCAAGGTTGGGCATCTTAGCTTGTTCTGcgctgtagcccacctgagtttcagtcTTCTGGTTGGTGAAGgtgaaaaaaagaaaggaaatccATCACCATTGTTGCTGCCGTTGCTGTCATATCCAATCTACAGGAGAATGGGTAGGATTCAATGGAATTTAGATGGAGGTCGTTCACATGGTTCCCAAACTtattaaaatgaactcaaaagtCCTTTAGATGGACCGAGTCTGCAGGACATTTGAGTCAACTCATCCTGTAGTTGAAATTTAACCAGAAAGAACAGTTTGAAGCTGGAAAATCATGGATCATAGAAGCACGTTTACATTGCCGATATCCAATCCAATCAACATGGCCCCCATACAATTTCTGACTGCCCCTCCATGTCAAACTTGCACGATAAACTACAGAAGTGGGTCCCATATttcagttatccagaccattggtctgttgggccacaccacagacagTGCCTGACCTGAAAATCCCATTGATAGAACGATCCTAATTTTCAATCTGTGGCCTGCAAACAGTCATTAAGAAAAATACAACAGACCctccaaaaagaaaaaggaaaaaagaaaaacacaacagtaCACATTCAACTGAAAGAAAGATGTAGATTGGCAACTGAGATTTTCCAATCTGAATATCTTTCTGCTGCATGATCCatctacagtgggcccacagCAAACCATGTCCTGAAATAACTGAAATACAAGTCATCCTCTTCCGAACTGAAAATCTGAATATAGTATTCAAACCCTCAAGCAGAGGATCATATACATTTCCTCTTGTTACATTCACATGCTATGAAACATCCTTAACTAGGCGGTACAAGAAGCTTTGCCATGGTTAAAAGACAACTTGTGCTAACTCATTCAGTCCTGAGTTGAGTTGGGTCAATGCAGTCCCGACTCCACTAGGGCTGACTCGTGGTATTGAACCCGATCATATCCAACCGAGTTTGTAAGTCTTAAAGCCATGGGCTGCACCAAGCCAACTTCATTTTGGTGGAGTAAGTGGAGCCATGAACATGTTTTTCAGGATGTGGGCATCTATGTCGTGGTagggtgggccgcacatgataAAAAATAACAGGTGGCACAAATTAGACCTACAAATGGTCTGATTCAACCAGTTGTAGATTAATGTACGGCTCATTTTTACTAGCATTTTACCCCAAGAAGAAAAATTCTGTAGGCAAAACTGCAGCTGTTGTAATGTTACAACTAATTGTAGTATTCATTCCTCATAACAAGTAGTTGCCTGGCATCTGTTAGATATCAGTGCACATCATATCAGCGAATATGTCCAGGCTCCCCCTTGGATATTATAGCCCACAGCACTTGGTCATTGATATTTTATTTACCATTTCTTTAACAAGAACTATCAACAGGAGAATGAAATCATTAACTAAATCCTTTCCAAAAAAGGAAAAGTTTCATTGACTAATCCTTTGGTTTGTGGTGAAAACTCACTTCATGACCTAATAAGAAGCGACCACCCAGGGAAACTGACCAGAATGGAAAATGCCCTAGTTTTCAGGACTTCGACAAAGGACCTGTTACATCCTCTGCCTTGCTTTTCTGCTCTTCAAACTTGTCAATTGCTACCTGCAGCTCGTCTGTTCCTCCAACGGCCCTCATGGTGTAGAAATACACCCCGAAGACA containing:
- the LOC131240194 gene encoding uncharacterized protein LOC131240194 encodes the protein MSASVKFSSLAPKTKNLIVAGGLTGFVFGVYFYTMRAVGGTDELQVAIDKFEEQKSKAEDVTGPLSKS